A genomic stretch from bacterium includes:
- a CDS encoding M64 family metallopeptidase: AFEGANYIAHGFYRPALDCIMFTKGAKPFCPVCARAIERTIARYGE; encoded by the coding sequence GGGCGTTCGAGGGGGCGAACTACATCGCGCACGGCTTCTACCGCCCGGCGCTCGACTGCATCATGTTCACCAAGGGCGCCAAGCCGTTCTGCCCGGTCTGCGCCCGCGCGATCGAGCGCACGATCGCCCGCTACGGCGAATAA